The Arachis duranensis cultivar V14167 chromosome 2, aradu.V14167.gnm2.J7QH, whole genome shotgun sequence genome has a window encoding:
- the LOC107474141 gene encoding uncharacterized protein LOC107474141 isoform X3: MGNSHSHRKHRNSLSQNNNSSSSIATPPHYRYGAHHYPKQQHCNRTMVSSKISLPYGRVDTTLRELAAKAEGFGRFAIGGLHGPLYHVTNLAGFFHDGPGSLRDACRRKEPLWIVFEVSGTIHLSSYLNVSSYKTIDGRGQRIKLTGKGLRLKECEHVIVCNLEFEGGRGPDVDAIQIKPNSKHIWIDRCTLSDFEDGLIDITRESTDITISRCHFSKHDKTILIGADPSHVGDRCIRVTIHHCFFDGTRQRHPRVRFAKVHLYNNYTRNWGIYAACASVESQAADKGAEASGRIISEGDLFINGTQSGLIASNNLECNNFHPREHYPAWTVEPPSHDLKQVLQHCTGWQSMARPLDQTVEHGAHDEAVPIYPFQTHSIVASLPYARVDSSLRALAGSAEGFGHSAIGGLRGPLYHVTTLADDGPGSLRDACRRKDPLWIVFQVSGTIHLSTFLSVSSYKTIDGRGRRIKLTGKGLRLKECEHVIICNLEFEGGRGPDSDAIQIKPNSKHIWIDRCSLSDFDDGLIDITRESTDITISRCHFSKHNKTILIGADPSHVGDRCIRVTIHHCFFDETRQRHPRVRFANIHLYNNYSRNWGIYAVCASVESQIFSQHNIYEAGQKKVAFKYLSEKAADKGEEASGRIISEGDMFINGAQSGLMTENNDGSNIFHPSEYYPTWTMEPSSDNLKQVLQYFTGWQSIARPED, from the exons ATGGGTAACTCTCACTCACATCGCAAACACCGTAACTCCCTCTCTCAAAACaataactcttcttcttctattgcTACTCCTCCACACTATAGATATGGTGCTCATCATTATCCAAAACAACAACACTGTAATAGGACGATGGTGAGCAGCAAGATTTCTTTGCCTTACGGGCGCGTGGACACCACGCTCCGAGAACTCGCTGCCAAGGCCGAAGGCTTCGGACGCTTCGCCATCGGCGGCCTCCATGGTCCGCTATACCATGTCACTAATCTCGCAGGTTTCTTTC ATGATGGACCAGGATCACTACGCGATGCATGTCGTAGAAAAGAACCATTATGGATTGTATTTGAGGTTTCAGGCACAATTCATCTGTCATCGTATTTGAATGTATCATCTTACAAGACCATTGACGGCCGGGGCCAAAGGATTAAACTCACCGGTAAAGGGTTGCGGCTGAAGGAATGCGAGCATGTAATAGTGTGCAATTTAGAGTTTGAAGGAGGCAGAGGGCCTGATGTTGATGCCATTCAAATCAAGCCTAACTCAAAGCACATATGGATAGATCGTTGTACTCTCAGTGATTTCGAAGATGGGCTGATAGACATCACCAGAGAAAGCACAGATATTACAATTTCAAG GTGTCATTTTTCTAAGCATGACAAAACAATTCTCATTGGAGCAGATCCCTCACATGTTGGTGATAGATGCATAAGGGTCACCATTCATCATTGCTTCTTCGATGGGACTCGACAGAGGCATCCTCGCGTTCGATTTGCAAAAGTTCATCTGTATAACAATTATACCAGAAACTGGGGCATATATGCTGCTTGTGCGAGTGTGGAGTCCCAG GCAGCAGACAAGGGAGCAGAAGCAAGTGGCCGCATAATATCCGAAGGAGATTTGTTTATAAATGGAACACAATCAGGGCTAATAGCATCTAACAATCTTGAATGCAACAATTTTCATCCTAGGGAACACTATCCGGCATGGACGGTGGAACCTCCTTCACATGATCTAAAACAGGTTCTTCAGCATTGCACTGGATGGCAATCTATGGCGAGGCCATTAGACCAAACGGTTGAACACGGTGCACATGATGAAGCAGTACCTATTTATCCATTCCAAACTCACAGCATTGTAGCCAGTTTGCCTTATGCACGAGTGGACTCCTCCCTCCGAGCACTTGCTGGCTCGGCCGAGGGATTTGGACACTCTGCCATTGGTGGCCTCCGTGGTCCCCTTTATCATGTAACAACTCTAGCAG ATGATGGACCGGGGTCGCTGCGTGACGCATGTCGCAGAAAAGATCCTTTGTGGATTGTATTTCAAGTTTCAGGCACAATTCATCTGTCTACATTTTTGAGTGTATCATCTTATAAGACCATCGATGGCCGGGGCCGAAGGATTAAACTCACCGGAAAAGGATTGCGGCTGAAGGAATGTGAGCATGtaataatttgtaatttagaGTTTGAAGGAGGCAGAGGGCCTGATAGTGATGCCATTCAGATCAAGCCTAATTCGAAGCACATATGGATAGATCGTTGCAGCCTCAGTGATTTCGATGATGGACTCATAGACATCACTAGAGAAAGCACGGATATTACCATTTCAAG GTGTCATTTTTCTAAGCACAACAAAACAATTCTCATCGGAGCAGATCCCTCGCATGTTGGGGATAGGTGCATAAGGGTCACCATTCACCACTGCTTTTTCGATGAGACTCGACAGAGGCATCCTCGTGTTAGATTTGCAAACATACATCTTTACAATAATTATAGCAGAAACTGGGGTATATATGCTGTTTGTGCAAGTGTGGAATCACAG ATATTCTCACAACATAATATCTATGAAGCAGGGCAGAAGAAGGTGGCATTTAAGTATCTTTCTGAAAAG GCAGCAGACAAGGGAGAAGAAGCAAGTGGCCGCATAATTTCTGAAGGAGACATGTTTATAAATGGAGCACAATCAGGGCTAATGACAGAGAACAATGATGGAAGTAACATTTTTCATCCAAGTGAATATTATCCCACTTGGACAATGGAACCTTCTTCAGATAATCTAAAACAGGTTCTTCAGTACTTCACTGGATGGCAATCTATTGCCAGGCCAGAAGATTAA
- the LOC107474141 gene encoding uncharacterized protein LOC107474141 isoform X2 produces MGNSHSHRKHRNSLSQNNNSSSSIATPPHYRYGAHHYPKQQHCNRTMVSSKISLPYGRVDTTLRELAAKAEGFGRFAIGGLHGPLYHVTNLADDGPGSLRDACRRKEPLWIVFEVSGTIHLSSYLNVSSYKTIDGRGQRIKLTGKGLRLKECEHVIVCNLEFEGGRGPDVDAIQIKPNSKHIWIDRCTLSDFEDGLIDITRESTDITISRCHFSKHDKTILIGADPSHVGDRCIRVTIHHCFFDGTRQRHPRVRFAKVHLYNNYTRNWGIYAACASVESQIFSQHNIYEAGQKKVAFKYLSEKAADKGAEASGRIISEGDLFINGTQSGLIASNNLECNNFHPREHYPAWTVEPPSHDLKQVLQHCTGWQSMARPLDQTVEHGAHDEAVPIYPFQTHSIVASLPYARVDSSLRALAGSAEGFGHSAIGGLRGPLYHVTTLADDGPGSLRDACRRKDPLWIVFQVSGTIHLSTFLSVSSYKTIDGRGRRIKLTGKGLRLKECEHVIICNLEFEGGRGPDSDAIQIKPNSKHIWIDRCSLSDFDDGLIDITRESTDITISRCHFSKHNKTILIGADPSHVGDRCIRVTIHHCFFDETRQRHPRVRFANIHLYNNYSRNWGIYAVCASVESQIFSQHNIYEAGQKKVAFKYLSEKAADKGEEASGRIISEGDMFINGAQSGLMTENNDGSNIFHPSEYYPTWTMEPSSDNLKQVLQYFTGWQSIARPED; encoded by the exons ATGGGTAACTCTCACTCACATCGCAAACACCGTAACTCCCTCTCTCAAAACaataactcttcttcttctattgcTACTCCTCCACACTATAGATATGGTGCTCATCATTATCCAAAACAACAACACTGTAATAGGACGATGGTGAGCAGCAAGATTTCTTTGCCTTACGGGCGCGTGGACACCACGCTCCGAGAACTCGCTGCCAAGGCCGAAGGCTTCGGACGCTTCGCCATCGGCGGCCTCCATGGTCCGCTATACCATGTCACTAATCTCGCAG ATGATGGACCAGGATCACTACGCGATGCATGTCGTAGAAAAGAACCATTATGGATTGTATTTGAGGTTTCAGGCACAATTCATCTGTCATCGTATTTGAATGTATCATCTTACAAGACCATTGACGGCCGGGGCCAAAGGATTAAACTCACCGGTAAAGGGTTGCGGCTGAAGGAATGCGAGCATGTAATAGTGTGCAATTTAGAGTTTGAAGGAGGCAGAGGGCCTGATGTTGATGCCATTCAAATCAAGCCTAACTCAAAGCACATATGGATAGATCGTTGTACTCTCAGTGATTTCGAAGATGGGCTGATAGACATCACCAGAGAAAGCACAGATATTACAATTTCAAG GTGTCATTTTTCTAAGCATGACAAAACAATTCTCATTGGAGCAGATCCCTCACATGTTGGTGATAGATGCATAAGGGTCACCATTCATCATTGCTTCTTCGATGGGACTCGACAGAGGCATCCTCGCGTTCGATTTGCAAAAGTTCATCTGTATAACAATTATACCAGAAACTGGGGCATATATGCTGCTTGTGCGAGTGTGGAGTCCCAG ATATTCTCGCAACATAATATTTATGAAGCAGGGCAGAAGAAGGTAGCATTCAAGTACCTTTCTGAGAAG GCAGCAGACAAGGGAGCAGAAGCAAGTGGCCGCATAATATCCGAAGGAGATTTGTTTATAAATGGAACACAATCAGGGCTAATAGCATCTAACAATCTTGAATGCAACAATTTTCATCCTAGGGAACACTATCCGGCATGGACGGTGGAACCTCCTTCACATGATCTAAAACAGGTTCTTCAGCATTGCACTGGATGGCAATCTATGGCGAGGCCATTAGACCAAACGGTTGAACACGGTGCACATGATGAAGCAGTACCTATTTATCCATTCCAAACTCACAGCATTGTAGCCAGTTTGCCTTATGCACGAGTGGACTCCTCCCTCCGAGCACTTGCTGGCTCGGCCGAGGGATTTGGACACTCTGCCATTGGTGGCCTCCGTGGTCCCCTTTATCATGTAACAACTCTAGCAG ATGATGGACCGGGGTCGCTGCGTGACGCATGTCGCAGAAAAGATCCTTTGTGGATTGTATTTCAAGTTTCAGGCACAATTCATCTGTCTACATTTTTGAGTGTATCATCTTATAAGACCATCGATGGCCGGGGCCGAAGGATTAAACTCACCGGAAAAGGATTGCGGCTGAAGGAATGTGAGCATGtaataatttgtaatttagaGTTTGAAGGAGGCAGAGGGCCTGATAGTGATGCCATTCAGATCAAGCCTAATTCGAAGCACATATGGATAGATCGTTGCAGCCTCAGTGATTTCGATGATGGACTCATAGACATCACTAGAGAAAGCACGGATATTACCATTTCAAG GTGTCATTTTTCTAAGCACAACAAAACAATTCTCATCGGAGCAGATCCCTCGCATGTTGGGGATAGGTGCATAAGGGTCACCATTCACCACTGCTTTTTCGATGAGACTCGACAGAGGCATCCTCGTGTTAGATTTGCAAACATACATCTTTACAATAATTATAGCAGAAACTGGGGTATATATGCTGTTTGTGCAAGTGTGGAATCACAG ATATTCTCACAACATAATATCTATGAAGCAGGGCAGAAGAAGGTGGCATTTAAGTATCTTTCTGAAAAG GCAGCAGACAAGGGAGAAGAAGCAAGTGGCCGCATAATTTCTGAAGGAGACATGTTTATAAATGGAGCACAATCAGGGCTAATGACAGAGAACAATGATGGAAGTAACATTTTTCATCCAAGTGAATATTATCCCACTTGGACAATGGAACCTTCTTCAGATAATCTAAAACAGGTTCTTCAGTACTTCACTGGATGGCAATCTATTGCCAGGCCAGAAGATTAA
- the LOC107474141 gene encoding uncharacterized protein LOC107474141 isoform X4: MGNSHSHRKHRNSLSQNNNSSSSIATPPHYRYGAHHYPKQQHCNRTMVSSKISLPYGRVDTTLRELAAKAEGFGRFAIGGLHGPLYHVTNLAGFFHDGPGSLRDACRRKEPLWIVFEVSGTIHLSSYLNVSSYKTIDGRGQRIKLTGKGLRLKECEHVIVCNLEFEGGRGPDVDAIQIKPNSKHIWIDRCTLSDFEDGLIDITRESTDITISRCHFSKHDKTILIGADPSHVGDRCIRVTIHHCFFDGTRQRHPRVRFAKVHLYNNYTRNWGIYAACASVESQIFSQHNIYEAGQKKVAFKYLSEKAADKGAEASGRIISEGDLFINGTQSGLIASNNLECNNFHPREHYPAWTVEPPSHDLKQVLQHCTGWQSMARPLDQTVEHGAHDEAVPIYPFQTHSIVASLPYARVDSSLRALAGSAEGFGHSAIGGLRGPLYHVTTLADDGPGSLRDACRRKDPLWIVFQVSGTIHLSTFLSVSSYKTIDGRGRRIKLTGKGLRLKECEHVIICNLEFEGGRGPDSDAIQIKPNSKHIWIDRCSLSDFDDGLIDITRESTDITISRCHFSKHNKTILIGADPSHVGDRCIRVTIHHCFFDETRQRHPRVRFANIHLYNNYSRNWGIYAVCASVESQGRRRWHLSIFLKRQQTREKKQVAA, encoded by the exons ATGGGTAACTCTCACTCACATCGCAAACACCGTAACTCCCTCTCTCAAAACaataactcttcttcttctattgcTACTCCTCCACACTATAGATATGGTGCTCATCATTATCCAAAACAACAACACTGTAATAGGACGATGGTGAGCAGCAAGATTTCTTTGCCTTACGGGCGCGTGGACACCACGCTCCGAGAACTCGCTGCCAAGGCCGAAGGCTTCGGACGCTTCGCCATCGGCGGCCTCCATGGTCCGCTATACCATGTCACTAATCTCGCAGGTTTCTTTC ATGATGGACCAGGATCACTACGCGATGCATGTCGTAGAAAAGAACCATTATGGATTGTATTTGAGGTTTCAGGCACAATTCATCTGTCATCGTATTTGAATGTATCATCTTACAAGACCATTGACGGCCGGGGCCAAAGGATTAAACTCACCGGTAAAGGGTTGCGGCTGAAGGAATGCGAGCATGTAATAGTGTGCAATTTAGAGTTTGAAGGAGGCAGAGGGCCTGATGTTGATGCCATTCAAATCAAGCCTAACTCAAAGCACATATGGATAGATCGTTGTACTCTCAGTGATTTCGAAGATGGGCTGATAGACATCACCAGAGAAAGCACAGATATTACAATTTCAAG GTGTCATTTTTCTAAGCATGACAAAACAATTCTCATTGGAGCAGATCCCTCACATGTTGGTGATAGATGCATAAGGGTCACCATTCATCATTGCTTCTTCGATGGGACTCGACAGAGGCATCCTCGCGTTCGATTTGCAAAAGTTCATCTGTATAACAATTATACCAGAAACTGGGGCATATATGCTGCTTGTGCGAGTGTGGAGTCCCAG ATATTCTCGCAACATAATATTTATGAAGCAGGGCAGAAGAAGGTAGCATTCAAGTACCTTTCTGAGAAG GCAGCAGACAAGGGAGCAGAAGCAAGTGGCCGCATAATATCCGAAGGAGATTTGTTTATAAATGGAACACAATCAGGGCTAATAGCATCTAACAATCTTGAATGCAACAATTTTCATCCTAGGGAACACTATCCGGCATGGACGGTGGAACCTCCTTCACATGATCTAAAACAGGTTCTTCAGCATTGCACTGGATGGCAATCTATGGCGAGGCCATTAGACCAAACGGTTGAACACGGTGCACATGATGAAGCAGTACCTATTTATCCATTCCAAACTCACAGCATTGTAGCCAGTTTGCCTTATGCACGAGTGGACTCCTCCCTCCGAGCACTTGCTGGCTCGGCCGAGGGATTTGGACACTCTGCCATTGGTGGCCTCCGTGGTCCCCTTTATCATGTAACAACTCTAGCAG ATGATGGACCGGGGTCGCTGCGTGACGCATGTCGCAGAAAAGATCCTTTGTGGATTGTATTTCAAGTTTCAGGCACAATTCATCTGTCTACATTTTTGAGTGTATCATCTTATAAGACCATCGATGGCCGGGGCCGAAGGATTAAACTCACCGGAAAAGGATTGCGGCTGAAGGAATGTGAGCATGtaataatttgtaatttagaGTTTGAAGGAGGCAGAGGGCCTGATAGTGATGCCATTCAGATCAAGCCTAATTCGAAGCACATATGGATAGATCGTTGCAGCCTCAGTGATTTCGATGATGGACTCATAGACATCACTAGAGAAAGCACGGATATTACCATTTCAAG GTGTCATTTTTCTAAGCACAACAAAACAATTCTCATCGGAGCAGATCCCTCGCATGTTGGGGATAGGTGCATAAGGGTCACCATTCACCACTGCTTTTTCGATGAGACTCGACAGAGGCATCCTCGTGTTAGATTTGCAAACATACATCTTTACAATAATTATAGCAGAAACTGGGGTATATATGCTGTTTGTGCAAGTGTGGAATCACAG GGCAGAAGAAGGTGGCATTTAAGTATCTTTCTGAAAAG GCAGCAGACAAGGGAGAAGAAGCAAGTGGCCGCATAA
- the LOC107474141 gene encoding uncharacterized protein LOC107474141 isoform X1: MGNSHSHRKHRNSLSQNNNSSSSIATPPHYRYGAHHYPKQQHCNRTMVSSKISLPYGRVDTTLRELAAKAEGFGRFAIGGLHGPLYHVTNLAGFFHDGPGSLRDACRRKEPLWIVFEVSGTIHLSSYLNVSSYKTIDGRGQRIKLTGKGLRLKECEHVIVCNLEFEGGRGPDVDAIQIKPNSKHIWIDRCTLSDFEDGLIDITRESTDITISRCHFSKHDKTILIGADPSHVGDRCIRVTIHHCFFDGTRQRHPRVRFAKVHLYNNYTRNWGIYAACASVESQIFSQHNIYEAGQKKVAFKYLSEKAADKGAEASGRIISEGDLFINGTQSGLIASNNLECNNFHPREHYPAWTVEPPSHDLKQVLQHCTGWQSMARPLDQTVEHGAHDEAVPIYPFQTHSIVASLPYARVDSSLRALAGSAEGFGHSAIGGLRGPLYHVTTLADDGPGSLRDACRRKDPLWIVFQVSGTIHLSTFLSVSSYKTIDGRGRRIKLTGKGLRLKECEHVIICNLEFEGGRGPDSDAIQIKPNSKHIWIDRCSLSDFDDGLIDITRESTDITISRCHFSKHNKTILIGADPSHVGDRCIRVTIHHCFFDETRQRHPRVRFANIHLYNNYSRNWGIYAVCASVESQIFSQHNIYEAGQKKVAFKYLSEKAADKGEEASGRIISEGDMFINGAQSGLMTENNDGSNIFHPSEYYPTWTMEPSSDNLKQVLQYFTGWQSIARPED; the protein is encoded by the exons ATGGGTAACTCTCACTCACATCGCAAACACCGTAACTCCCTCTCTCAAAACaataactcttcttcttctattgcTACTCCTCCACACTATAGATATGGTGCTCATCATTATCCAAAACAACAACACTGTAATAGGACGATGGTGAGCAGCAAGATTTCTTTGCCTTACGGGCGCGTGGACACCACGCTCCGAGAACTCGCTGCCAAGGCCGAAGGCTTCGGACGCTTCGCCATCGGCGGCCTCCATGGTCCGCTATACCATGTCACTAATCTCGCAGGTTTCTTTC ATGATGGACCAGGATCACTACGCGATGCATGTCGTAGAAAAGAACCATTATGGATTGTATTTGAGGTTTCAGGCACAATTCATCTGTCATCGTATTTGAATGTATCATCTTACAAGACCATTGACGGCCGGGGCCAAAGGATTAAACTCACCGGTAAAGGGTTGCGGCTGAAGGAATGCGAGCATGTAATAGTGTGCAATTTAGAGTTTGAAGGAGGCAGAGGGCCTGATGTTGATGCCATTCAAATCAAGCCTAACTCAAAGCACATATGGATAGATCGTTGTACTCTCAGTGATTTCGAAGATGGGCTGATAGACATCACCAGAGAAAGCACAGATATTACAATTTCAAG GTGTCATTTTTCTAAGCATGACAAAACAATTCTCATTGGAGCAGATCCCTCACATGTTGGTGATAGATGCATAAGGGTCACCATTCATCATTGCTTCTTCGATGGGACTCGACAGAGGCATCCTCGCGTTCGATTTGCAAAAGTTCATCTGTATAACAATTATACCAGAAACTGGGGCATATATGCTGCTTGTGCGAGTGTGGAGTCCCAG ATATTCTCGCAACATAATATTTATGAAGCAGGGCAGAAGAAGGTAGCATTCAAGTACCTTTCTGAGAAG GCAGCAGACAAGGGAGCAGAAGCAAGTGGCCGCATAATATCCGAAGGAGATTTGTTTATAAATGGAACACAATCAGGGCTAATAGCATCTAACAATCTTGAATGCAACAATTTTCATCCTAGGGAACACTATCCGGCATGGACGGTGGAACCTCCTTCACATGATCTAAAACAGGTTCTTCAGCATTGCACTGGATGGCAATCTATGGCGAGGCCATTAGACCAAACGGTTGAACACGGTGCACATGATGAAGCAGTACCTATTTATCCATTCCAAACTCACAGCATTGTAGCCAGTTTGCCTTATGCACGAGTGGACTCCTCCCTCCGAGCACTTGCTGGCTCGGCCGAGGGATTTGGACACTCTGCCATTGGTGGCCTCCGTGGTCCCCTTTATCATGTAACAACTCTAGCAG ATGATGGACCGGGGTCGCTGCGTGACGCATGTCGCAGAAAAGATCCTTTGTGGATTGTATTTCAAGTTTCAGGCACAATTCATCTGTCTACATTTTTGAGTGTATCATCTTATAAGACCATCGATGGCCGGGGCCGAAGGATTAAACTCACCGGAAAAGGATTGCGGCTGAAGGAATGTGAGCATGtaataatttgtaatttagaGTTTGAAGGAGGCAGAGGGCCTGATAGTGATGCCATTCAGATCAAGCCTAATTCGAAGCACATATGGATAGATCGTTGCAGCCTCAGTGATTTCGATGATGGACTCATAGACATCACTAGAGAAAGCACGGATATTACCATTTCAAG GTGTCATTTTTCTAAGCACAACAAAACAATTCTCATCGGAGCAGATCCCTCGCATGTTGGGGATAGGTGCATAAGGGTCACCATTCACCACTGCTTTTTCGATGAGACTCGACAGAGGCATCCTCGTGTTAGATTTGCAAACATACATCTTTACAATAATTATAGCAGAAACTGGGGTATATATGCTGTTTGTGCAAGTGTGGAATCACAG ATATTCTCACAACATAATATCTATGAAGCAGGGCAGAAGAAGGTGGCATTTAAGTATCTTTCTGAAAAG GCAGCAGACAAGGGAGAAGAAGCAAGTGGCCGCATAATTTCTGAAGGAGACATGTTTATAAATGGAGCACAATCAGGGCTAATGACAGAGAACAATGATGGAAGTAACATTTTTCATCCAAGTGAATATTATCCCACTTGGACAATGGAACCTTCTTCAGATAATCTAAAACAGGTTCTTCAGTACTTCACTGGATGGCAATCTATTGCCAGGCCAGAAGATTAA